One window of the Brevibacterium limosum genome contains the following:
- a CDS encoding zinc-dependent alcohol dehydrogenase family protein, with protein sequence MRGVIMHGPGDVRVEERDNPEIQEPTDAVIRIVAACVCGSDLWPYRGADAPDQQLMGHEYVGIVEEVGDEVRTVASGDFVVGSFVISDNTCPICTAGYQSRCVNGIFVDGGIGTQAEFARIPHADGTLVPTPGQPAEDLIPSLLAASDVLGTGWFAADAAEVGPGKSAAVIGDGAVGLMGVLAAQQMGAETIIAMSRHADRQNLAREFGATHIVEERGDDGVEKIRELTDGLGVDSAIEAVGSQESMMQAIRSTRPGGHVGYVGVSHDVELPGGELFFGLVHLHGGPAPVRRFLPDLIELIWNRTIDPGKVFDRTMSLEDAADAYAAMDRREAVKVLLRP encoded by the coding sequence ATGCGCGGAGTGATCATGCACGGACCCGGCGACGTCCGGGTCGAGGAGCGCGACAATCCCGAAATCCAGGAACCCACCGATGCGGTCATCCGTATTGTGGCCGCTTGTGTCTGCGGGTCCGATCTGTGGCCCTATCGCGGTGCGGATGCACCGGATCAGCAGCTGATGGGCCACGAATACGTCGGCATCGTCGAGGAGGTCGGCGACGAGGTGCGCACCGTCGCGTCCGGCGACTTCGTCGTCGGATCGTTCGTCATCTCGGACAACACCTGCCCGATCTGCACCGCCGGGTACCAGTCACGGTGCGTCAACGGCATCTTCGTCGACGGTGGGATCGGCACTCAGGCCGAATTCGCCCGCATTCCTCATGCCGACGGCACGCTGGTCCCCACACCGGGACAACCCGCTGAGGACCTCATCCCGTCCCTGCTGGCCGCTTCCGATGTACTGGGCACCGGGTGGTTCGCCGCAGACGCCGCCGAGGTCGGCCCCGGTAAGTCGGCCGCCGTCATCGGCGACGGCGCGGTCGGCCTGATGGGCGTGCTTGCCGCACAGCAGATGGGAGCGGAGACGATCATCGCCATGAGCCGTCATGCCGACAGGCAGAACCTCGCCCGAGAATTCGGTGCCACCCACATCGTCGAAGAGCGCGGCGACGATGGTGTGGAGAAGATCAGAGAACTCACCGACGGACTCGGCGTCGACAGCGCCATCGAGGCGGTCGGCTCACAGGAATCGATGATGCAGGCGATCCGGTCGACACGACCCGGCGGACACGTCGGCTATGTCGGAGTCTCACACGACGTCGAGCTGCCCGGAGGAGAGCTGTTCTTCGGCCTTGTTCATCTGCACGGCGGGCCCGCACCGGTCCGCCGCTTCCTGCCGGATCTCATCGAACTCATCTGGAACAGAACGATCGATCCGGGCAAGGTCTTCGACCGGACCATGAGTCTCGAGGATGCCGCGGACGCCTATGCGGCGATGGACCGTCGCGAAGCCGTCAAGGTTCTGCTGAGACCATGA
- a CDS encoding (R)-mandelonitrile lyase: protein MLPKTPTAKNPPEQFSGDVWVDPIASPQEDGQTTVVARVRFAPGAHTAWHSHAKGQTLHVTSGIALFGTRDGEIIEAHPGQTVYCPSDEEHWHGATPENFMEHIAILENADDPSMTTTWLEHVADEDYHRPRG, encoded by the coding sequence ATGCTTCCTAAGACGCCGACTGCGAAGAACCCGCCCGAGCAATTCAGCGGCGATGTGTGGGTCGACCCCATCGCTTCCCCGCAGGAAGACGGTCAGACGACGGTCGTCGCTCGGGTCCGCTTCGCTCCCGGAGCACACACCGCCTGGCACTCACACGCCAAGGGTCAGACTCTGCATGTGACGAGCGGAATCGCACTGTTCGGCACCCGAGACGGGGAGATCATCGAAGCACATCCGGGCCAGACGGTGTACTGCCCCAGCGATGAAGAGCACTGGCACGGGGCGACCCCGGAGAACTTCATGGAGCACATCGCGATCCTCGAGAACGCGGACGACCCGTCGATGACCACCACCTGGCTGGAGCACGTCGCCGACGAGGACTACCACCGCCCGCGGGGCTGA
- a CDS encoding DapH/DapD/GlmU-related protein, which translates to MELNDLLTALNDGETITGASPLHEVMHRSSQEALRITAEINGSYHEPDEVRALLAELTGRPVDPTVTLFPPFHTDFGKNITLGQRIFINSGCSFQDQGGITIGDDSLIGHNTVLATLNHEMEPDRRADMHPAPIDIGRNVWIGSNVTVLPGITIGDDAVVAAASVVTRDVPARAVVVGSPAHVVRTIDE; encoded by the coding sequence GTGGAACTGAACGATCTGCTCACAGCGCTCAACGACGGAGAGACGATCACGGGCGCTTCGCCCCTGCACGAGGTCATGCATCGCAGCAGCCAGGAAGCCCTGCGCATCACGGCCGAGATCAACGGCAGCTATCACGAACCCGATGAGGTTCGAGCCCTGCTGGCCGAACTGACCGGTCGCCCCGTCGACCCGACCGTGACCCTGTTCCCGCCGTTCCACACCGACTTCGGGAAGAACATCACGCTGGGACAGCGGATCTTCATCAACTCCGGGTGCAGCTTCCAGGATCAGGGCGGCATCACGATCGGCGACGACTCCCTCATCGGGCACAATACGGTCCTCGCCACCCTCAACCATGAGATGGAACCGGACCGTCGTGCGGATATGCATCCGGCCCCGATTGACATCGGACGCAACGTCTGGATCGGGTCCAACGTGACGGTTCTGCCGGGCATCACCATCGGTGATGACGCCGTCGTGGCAGCGGCCTCTGTGGTCACCAGGGATGTTCCCGCCCGCGCTGTCGTCGTCGGATCACCGG